The Belonocnema kinseyi isolate 2016_QV_RU_SX_M_011 chromosome 10, B_treatae_v1, whole genome shotgun sequence genome has a window encoding:
- the LOC117181245 gene encoding piggyBac transposable element-derived protein 3-like, whose protein sequence is MYWKNEVDSHNDLVSKVISKYISQHIRSNLHVYDNDKLNKADRFAETRPLHELLNTRFRDFLPHEECHSVDESIVPYYRGHGAQQFIRGNPIWFGYKFWCGETISGYLAWLQPYHGANNFSEKYAEEGLGCLVVMSYADILPTDVKFKLFFGNFFTSMNLLVDLKLSDLLTTGTIRGNRISQDYPLTDADKMKKLKIGTWECATDELEKISFIL, encoded by the coding sequence ATGTATTGGAAAAATGAAGTAGATTCACATAATGATCTTGTATCAAAGGTTATCTCAAAATATATATCTCAGCATATCAGGTCTAATTTACATGTATATGATAACGATAAATTGAACAAGGCCGATCGCTTTGCTGAAACGAGACCTCTACATGAACTTTTGAACACTCGATTCCGAGATTTTCTACCTCACGAAGAATGCCACTCTGTGGACGAATCCATAGTCCCGTATTATAGAGGGCATGGTGCACAGCAGTTCATAAGAGGAAACCCTATTTGGTTCGGCTACAAGTTCTGGTGCGGAGAGACAATCAGCGGATATCTGGCTTGGCTCCAGCCTTATCACGGTGCcaataatttttccgaaaaatatgcTGAAGAAGGTCTTGGCTGCTTAGTTGTCATGTCATATGCCGACATTCTCCCAACAGACGTAAAGTTCAAGTTATTTTTCGGTAACTTCTTCACTTCAATGAATTTGCTAGTTGATCTGAAGTTAAGCGACTTATTGACTACTGGCACTATACGTGGAAATAGAATCAGCCAAGATTACCCACTTACTGATgcagataaaatgaaaaaattgaaaataggaacTTGGGAGTGTGCTACAGATGAGCTGGAGAAGATTTCATTTATACTCTAG